The following are from one region of the Sphingobium sp. TKS genome:
- a CDS encoding nuclear transport factor 2 family protein, translated as MSLEGNKKVALEFFDAVASGDTARMGALMTDDATWWVIPSTVFSGLHQKNDFLAIVPQLFAEADGPFTFRFDDITAENNRVAITAKGHILMKSGKAYSSDYHFLLFFRDGKISAGKEYMDSAHVGEVFGFPEATVAA; from the coding sequence ATGAGCCTGGAGGGCAACAAGAAGGTCGCGCTCGAATTCTTTGACGCTGTTGCAAGCGGCGACACAGCCCGGATGGGCGCACTCATGACAGACGATGCGACTTGGTGGGTGATCCCGTCGACGGTATTTTCCGGCCTGCATCAGAAGAACGATTTCTTGGCGATCGTGCCGCAGCTCTTTGCCGAAGCGGACGGCCCCTTCACCTTTCGCTTCGACGACATCACGGCTGAAAACAATCGCGTCGCGATCACCGCCAAGGGACATATTCTCATGAAGAGCGGCAAGGCCTATTCGAGCGACTATCATTTCCTGCTGTTTTTCCGCGACGGGAAGATATCCGCCGGCAAGGAATATATGGATTCCGCTCATGTGGGCGAGGTGTTCGGCTTCCCCGAAGCCACCGTCGCGGCCTAA
- a CDS encoding FAD-dependent oxidoreductase, with amino-acid sequence MMNEESTFDLVVVGSGAAGLTAAVVAAHRSLSVLVIEKAETFGGTTARSGAVAWIPNNPHMASAGLSDSPEQADHYLRDLMGNFYDEGKVGAFLRHGPEMVGMMEANSVVRFDNWHSLDYEPWRKGAARGRSIGAAEFDGRRLGKDLARISPGLPNLSILGGMQVAYADVAHFGAAFRNRAAFLYTARKIGRYVRDLLLHGRPTRLVGGNALIGALLLTAREKGVTLWPSTPMMRLQFDQGAVRGVIVRRDGREQVVVSRRGVVLASGGYGGNDAMRHAYLPLAGAGCSLQPETNVGDGLHAGGQAGGHVVTDNVANGIWAALSTRVDRSGRRLHHPHIFRDRAFPGFLLVDRHGRRFVNEGASYQELGNVMIRKDIQSAWLICCHAALRTYGMGHVRPGPLPYKNHIRNGYLKTAATIPALAQRLGIDPAVLDATVDRFNGFARDGHDSDFNKGEDAYTAEQGDPQHQPNPTLGPVDPGPFYAVEIRPGEFSTINGLETDASARVLNATGETIAGLYAIGVDANSVFRGAYPGGGASIGPGMTFGYIAAMHAASN; translated from the coding sequence ATGATGAACGAGGAATCGACATTCGATCTGGTGGTGGTCGGTTCAGGGGCAGCCGGTCTCACGGCCGCGGTCGTGGCGGCGCATCGGAGCCTTTCCGTGCTCGTGATCGAGAAGGCGGAGACGTTCGGCGGCACGACGGCGCGTTCGGGCGCGGTGGCCTGGATACCGAACAATCCGCATATGGCATCCGCTGGCTTGTCCGATAGTCCGGAGCAGGCTGACCACTATCTTCGCGACCTGATGGGCAATTTCTATGACGAGGGAAAGGTCGGCGCCTTTCTGCGGCATGGCCCGGAAATGGTCGGCATGATGGAGGCGAACAGCGTAGTGCGCTTCGACAACTGGCACAGCCTCGATTATGAGCCGTGGCGCAAGGGCGCAGCGCGCGGGCGCAGCATCGGTGCGGCCGAATTTGATGGCCGGCGGCTCGGCAAGGATCTCGCGCGGATCAGCCCCGGCCTCCCCAATCTCTCCATATTGGGCGGCATGCAGGTCGCCTATGCAGATGTCGCGCATTTTGGGGCGGCGTTTCGAAATCGCGCTGCTTTCCTGTACACCGCGCGAAAGATTGGCCGCTATGTCCGGGATCTGCTGCTGCACGGCCGTCCGACCCGCCTGGTCGGGGGTAATGCGTTAATCGGCGCGCTGCTGCTCACGGCGCGGGAAAAGGGCGTCACTCTGTGGCCGTCAACGCCGATGATGCGGCTACAGTTCGACCAAGGCGCGGTGCGCGGCGTGATCGTGCGTCGTGACGGCAGGGAACAGGTGGTTGTCTCGCGACGCGGGGTCGTGCTGGCAAGCGGCGGCTATGGCGGCAATGATGCGATGCGGCACGCCTATCTGCCGCTCGCGGGCGCGGGTTGCTCTTTGCAGCCGGAAACGAATGTCGGCGATGGTCTCCATGCCGGCGGGCAAGCAGGCGGACATGTTGTCACCGACAATGTCGCCAATGGCATATGGGCGGCATTGTCGACTAGGGTCGATCGCAGCGGCAGGCGTCTCCATCATCCACACATCTTCCGCGATCGGGCGTTCCCAGGCTTCCTGTTGGTGGATCGGCATGGACGGCGTTTCGTCAATGAAGGCGCTTCCTATCAGGAATTGGGCAATGTGATGATCCGTAAGGACATCCAGTCCGCCTGGCTGATCTGCTGCCATGCCGCCTTGCGCACCTACGGCATGGGACATGTCAGACCTGGCCCGCTCCCCTACAAAAACCATATCCGGAACGGCTACCTCAAAACGGCGGCGACTATTCCTGCCCTTGCCCAACGGCTGGGGATCGATCCGGCTGTTCTGGATGCGACAGTGGATCGCTTCAATGGCTTCGCCCGCGATGGCCACGACTCTGATTTCAACAAAGGCGAAGACGCCTATACCGCTGAACAGGGCGATCCCCAGCACCAGCCTAATCCCACGCTAGGGCCGGTGGACCCAGGTCCCTTCTACGCCGTGGAGATCAGGCCAGGCGAATTCAGTACGATCAACGGTCTGGAAACCGATGCGTCAGCCCGCGTGCTGAATGCAACGGGCGAGACCATAGCGGGGCTATATGCCATCGGCGTAGACGCCAATTCAGTTTTCCGCGGCGCCTATCCAGGAGGCGGTGCCAGCATCGGCCCCGGTATGACATTTGGCTATATCGCGGCCATGCACGCAGCAAGTAATTGA
- a CDS encoding c-type cytochrome domain-containing protein, whose amino-acid sequence MTDMRWAAARRRARILICLSMLMICACSQDGKREADKVQEPSSGPSFNQEIQPIFDGNCVACHQAQGASGNLNLEIGTAYGAIVAVKSGESPLSYIAPGKPEQSYLIRKVEGTHVQAGGSGERMPLTGPLDAPSIAKLRDWVKAGAKAD is encoded by the coding sequence ATGACAGATATGCGATGGGCGGCCGCCCGGCGGCGCGCACGGATTTTGATCTGCCTTTCGATGTTGATGATCTGCGCCTGCTCTCAAGATGGGAAGCGGGAGGCCGACAAGGTGCAGGAGCCATCCAGCGGCCCAAGCTTCAACCAGGAAATTCAGCCGATCTTCGACGGCAATTGCGTAGCTTGCCATCAGGCCCAAGGCGCTTCGGGCAATCTCAATCTTGAGATTGGTACGGCTTACGGGGCAATCGTGGCAGTTAAAAGCGGCGAGAGTCCCCTTTCCTACATCGCGCCGGGAAAACCGGAACAAAGCTACCTCATCCGCAAGGTGGAGGGGACGCATGTCCAAGCCGGTGGCTCGGGCGAACGCATGCCCCTGACGGGACCCTTGGATGCTCCATCGATCGCCAAGTTGCGCGACTGGGTGAAGGCTGGGGCCAAGGCGGACTGA
- a CDS encoding TonB-dependent receptor, with protein MAANPPDNPTAALNQPPPTSSTACYAGFANIDYELSRGVNLQGGIRYTKQDRSFTGCLGDPGPIGEGRWAALFSYLYGTTLGVGQCTTINPATGVIGLQGDDLNEDNISWRGAINYKPADGALIYASVSRGYKQGSFPTLGASLSTQYIPARQESLLAYEIGTKLSLLDRKLQLNASAFYYDYSDKQLRGKFIYPVLGTGEALINIPKSRVQGAELQILTAPAPGLTFEVNVTYADSKVQSDYPGLTPTGAPINLKGESFELTPKWAASGTIAYDTPVSDKVNAFAGVDVNYQSRQHGGYGGDPLFAIDPYTLIDLRVGIRDRDDRWRGQLWVRNLTDKYYWTNANYLAEYTYRQTGKPRTYGLSVSYRY; from the coding sequence ATCGCCGCTAACCCGCCAGACAATCCCACTGCCGCACTGAATCAGCCACCGCCGACTTCGTCAACGGCCTGCTATGCGGGCTTTGCGAACATCGACTATGAACTATCCCGAGGCGTCAACCTTCAGGGTGGCATCCGCTATACGAAGCAGGACCGTAGCTTCACTGGCTGCCTGGGCGACCCGGGCCCGATTGGCGAGGGTCGCTGGGCGGCTCTGTTCTCGTACCTTTACGGCACTACACTGGGCGTCGGGCAGTGCACGACGATCAATCCCGCGACGGGCGTCATCGGCCTTCAGGGCGACGATCTAAACGAAGACAATATTTCCTGGCGCGGAGCCATCAACTACAAGCCGGCCGATGGCGCTCTCATCTATGCGAGCGTCAGCCGGGGTTACAAGCAAGGCAGCTTTCCAACCCTGGGTGCGAGTCTAAGCACGCAATATATCCCGGCGCGCCAGGAAAGCCTTCTCGCCTATGAGATCGGGACGAAGCTCTCGCTCTTGGACCGCAAGCTGCAACTTAACGCTTCGGCCTTCTATTACGACTATAGCGACAAGCAACTGCGCGGAAAGTTCATCTATCCAGTCCTGGGTACAGGCGAAGCCCTGATCAACATTCCCAAATCGCGCGTTCAGGGTGCTGAGCTGCAGATTCTCACAGCGCCTGCTCCCGGCCTCACCTTCGAGGTGAACGTGACCTATGCGGACTCCAAGGTCCAATCGGATTATCCGGGTCTTACGCCGACTGGCGCGCCCATCAATCTGAAGGGCGAGTCTTTCGAGCTCACGCCTAAGTGGGCAGCCAGCGGAACGATCGCCTACGACACTCCGGTGAGCGACAAAGTGAATGCGTTTGCCGGCGTCGACGTAAACTATCAGAGCCGTCAGCACGGCGGTTACGGGGGAGATCCGCTGTTCGCGATCGATCCCTACACGCTGATCGATCTGCGGGTCGGCATTCGGGATCGCGATGACAGGTGGCGCGGCCAGCTCTGGGTCCGCAACCTGACGGACAAATATTATTGGACCAACGCCAACTATCTTGCGGAATACACCTATCGCCAGACCGGCAAGCCCAGAACCTACGGGCTTTCGGTAAGCTACCGTTACTAA
- a CDS encoding FAD-dependent oxidoreductase, giving the protein MASNPTSARPVSSRRQFFSTAAGATVGGALGLAAGATMSRPSGDAFDWAQETDILIVGTGAAALSAAVAAVNQGASVIMVEKGPTYGGTSTKSEGGMWVPNNRFLRAKGKVDNRDDALRYMARCARPHLYRSGAPFFGMPEPEYRLMEAFYDNASKAFEYMESIDALKTTQILQLPDYYEGPENKVPLGRQIMTQKPDGSYGLGVELVRQLKAWLDARKVVFLLKHRAQTILRNGKGEVVGLELAAPDKTTVRLRARKAVIFATGGFAHNKDMMRNFQPAPIYGTCSVPTSEGDFVTMAQAIDAKLGNLNNAWRMQVVMEHTLDLPSVPRGIWQPPGDSMVIVNKYGERVVNEKHNYHDRAKVHFTWDTNREEYPNQFLFMIYDRRVTQLFSDNFPLPPAGAQASYIIEADNLAALAPAIQARLDRHGDRWGEVRIDGGFSASLAKTVALFNQSAETGTDAQFRRGAFQWDRDWLSYTSIPREGTPWKTGEMPNATMHPFQAQGPYYAIILGSGVLDTNGGPVINPKAQILDTSDAPIPGLYGAGNCISSPAGQSYWGGGCTLGLAMTYGHLAGMNAVQEPVKDAADVKLPAAA; this is encoded by the coding sequence ATGGCAAGCAATCCAACATCTGCGCGACCCGTTTCCTCGCGTCGGCAATTCTTCTCAACGGCGGCCGGCGCGACCGTCGGCGGAGCGCTGGGCCTTGCTGCGGGCGCGACCATGTCGCGCCCGTCGGGAGACGCGTTCGACTGGGCGCAAGAGACCGACATACTGATTGTAGGAACGGGAGCCGCCGCGCTTTCGGCAGCCGTTGCGGCCGTGAACCAGGGCGCTTCGGTCATCATGGTGGAGAAAGGCCCCACCTATGGCGGGACATCGACCAAGTCGGAAGGGGGCATGTGGGTTCCGAACAACCGCTTCCTGCGTGCCAAGGGCAAGGTCGACAACCGTGATGACGCCTTGCGCTACATGGCGCGCTGCGCCCGGCCGCATCTCTATCGCAGCGGCGCGCCCTTTTTTGGCATGCCGGAGCCCGAATATCGGCTGATGGAGGCATTTTACGATAATGCATCCAAGGCGTTCGAATATATGGAAAGCATCGACGCGCTCAAAACCACGCAGATATTGCAACTGCCCGATTATTATGAGGGGCCTGAGAACAAGGTGCCGCTCGGGCGTCAGATCATGACGCAAAAACCTGATGGAAGCTATGGCCTCGGCGTCGAACTCGTGCGGCAGCTCAAGGCCTGGCTAGACGCGCGGAAGGTTGTGTTTCTCCTCAAGCACCGCGCGCAGACGATCCTGCGTAATGGAAAAGGGGAAGTGGTGGGTTTGGAACTGGCCGCGCCGGATAAGACGACCGTGCGGCTGAGGGCGCGCAAGGCCGTGATCTTCGCCACCGGCGGTTTTGCGCATAACAAGGATATGATGCGCAATTTCCAGCCGGCGCCGATCTATGGAACCTGCTCGGTCCCCACCAGCGAAGGCGATTTCGTCACGATGGCGCAAGCCATCGACGCGAAGCTCGGCAACCTCAACAATGCATGGCGCATGCAGGTCGTGATGGAACACACGCTAGATCTGCCGAGCGTCCCCAGAGGAATTTGGCAACCACCGGGCGATAGCATGGTTATTGTCAATAAATATGGCGAGCGCGTGGTCAATGAAAAGCATAATTATCATGACCGGGCGAAGGTTCATTTCACATGGGATACAAATAGGGAAGAATATCCCAACCAGTTTCTGTTCATGATCTACGACCGGCGCGTCACCCAATTGTTCTCCGACAATTTTCCTCTGCCGCCCGCCGGCGCACAGGCCTCTTACATCATTGAAGCCGACAACCTGGCCGCCTTGGCCCCGGCGATCCAGGCGCGCCTGGACCGTCATGGCGACCGTTGGGGAGAGGTTCGCATCGACGGCGGCTTCTCGGCGAGCCTCGCCAAGACGGTCGCCCTGTTCAATCAATCTGCCGAGACCGGCACCGACGCGCAGTTTCGTCGCGGCGCGTTCCAGTGGGACAGGGACTGGCTCAGCTACACCTCGATTCCGCGTGAAGGAACTCCCTGGAAGACTGGGGAGATGCCCAACGCCACCATGCATCCGTTCCAGGCGCAAGGCCCCTATTACGCGATCATCCTGGGATCAGGCGTGCTCGACACCAATGGCGGGCCGGTCATCAATCCCAAGGCGCAGATACTGGATACGTCTGATGCTCCGATTCCCGGTCTGTATGGCGCCGGCAACTGCATTTCGTCCCCGGCTGGGCAGAGCTATTGGGGCGGCGGCTGCACTCTCGGTCTGGCCATGACCTATGGCCATCTGGCTGGGATGAACGCGGTCCAGGAACCCGTGAAAGACGCCGCTGATGTAAAACTGCCTGCGGCTGCCTGA
- a CDS encoding transposase: MAMGRDSEVQSDLIVTWAEIPRSPGHVFYDKLQKLLAEAGFDGFVEKTCKPYYAPRMGAPSLPPGRYFRMLLIGYFEGIDSERGIVWRCSDSLSLREFLRLSSRDKVPDHSWLSKTRSRLPHEVHDQIFGWVLALVAGHDLVKGERIGVDGSTMEANAALRTIVRRDNGETYREMLVRMAQESGIDTPTIDDLVRLDRKRKGKKLSNADWASKTDPDAKVARMKNGSTRLAYKPEHAVDLDTGVIVAAPIHPADKGDTTTLDATLETAARNLADIGLAPTSGDPCDLVTDKGYHSRELLKGLDGDIWKTRIAEPAPPNGYLRWHGDEAAQKAVYANRSRLKSAVGRKAMRKRGEMVERSFAHVLDRGGMRRAWLRGRENVHKRYLIHVAGFNLGILMRALFGCGTPRGARGASKAFLFVVQTDVALVIALVAEFDGERAMLLIVFTPEGADRPG, from the coding sequence ATGGCGATGGGGCGTGATAGCGAGGTCCAGTCCGATTTGATCGTGACGTGGGCGGAGATACCGCGTTCACCGGGGCATGTTTTCTACGACAAGCTCCAGAAGCTGCTGGCCGAGGCGGGCTTCGATGGCTTTGTCGAGAAGACGTGCAAGCCCTATTATGCGCCGCGGATGGGAGCCCCGTCGCTGCCGCCGGGCCGCTATTTCCGCATGCTGCTGATCGGCTATTTCGAGGGCATCGACAGCGAACGCGGGATTGTCTGGCGCTGTTCGGATTCGCTGTCGCTGCGGGAGTTCCTGCGACTGTCGAGCCGCGACAAGGTCCCTGATCATAGCTGGTTGTCGAAGACGCGGAGCCGCCTGCCGCACGAGGTACATGACCAGATCTTCGGCTGGGTACTGGCCCTCGTCGCCGGGCACGATCTGGTGAAAGGCGAGCGGATCGGCGTCGATGGCTCGACCATGGAGGCGAACGCCGCGCTGCGTACCATCGTGCGGCGTGACAATGGCGAGACCTACCGCGAGATGCTGGTGCGCATGGCGCAAGAGAGCGGCATCGACACGCCGACGATCGACGACCTTGTCCGGCTCGATCGCAAACGCAAGGGCAAGAAGCTGTCGAATGCGGACTGGGCGAGCAAGACCGATCCCGACGCGAAGGTCGCGCGGATGAAGAACGGCTCGACGCGTCTGGCCTACAAGCCCGAACACGCGGTCGATCTCGACACGGGTGTTATCGTGGCAGCGCCGATCCACCCGGCCGACAAGGGCGACACGACAACGCTCGACGCCACGCTGGAGACGGCAGCACGCAACCTCGCCGACATTGGCCTGGCGCCGACGTCCGGGGATCCCTGCGATCTTGTGACCGATAAAGGCTATCATTCGCGCGAGCTCCTCAAGGGTCTCGACGGCGACATCTGGAAGACGCGCATCGCCGAGCCGGCACCGCCGAATGGATATCTGCGCTGGCACGGCGACGAGGCTGCCCAGAAGGCCGTCTACGCCAATCGGTCTCGCCTGAAATCCGCCGTCGGACGCAAGGCGATGCGCAAGCGTGGTGAGATGGTCGAGCGTAGCTTTGCCCACGTCCTGGATCGCGGCGGCATGCGCCGCGCGTGGCTGCGCGGGCGCGAGAATGTTCACAAGCGTTATTTGATCCACGTCGCCGGGTTCAATCTTGGCATTCTCATGCGCGCCCTGTTCGGTTGCGGCACTCCGAGGGGCGCCAGGGGCGCATCCAAGGCATTCTTGTTCGTAGTTCAGACCGATGTTGCGCTCGTCATCGCCCTCGTCGCCGAGTTCGACGGAGAAAGGGCCATGCTCCTCATCGTTTTTACCCCTGAAGGCGCTGACAGACCCGGCTGA
- a CDS encoding SDR family NAD(P)-dependent oxidoreductase has translation MKVLEGKVALISGTGGGMGRSAALLFAQAGAKVVGCDVNAENDAETVRMVREAGGIMESVAPIDASNPEHAERWAKFAVDTFGGIDILYNNGASLRAFGPFIDSTLEQWNDTLRYELTIVYVSTKAVWPYLVARGGGVIISTASLCGHVELPPFRSAAHGPCKAGVSALARMFAAEGRNDNIRSNAISPGLILTPVSQSYEKEDKVVGDLLVSKIPMGRMGQADEIANVALFLASPQSHYINAQDIIVDGGMYGINNVVEHVQVDYADSPLLKKAETETA, from the coding sequence ATGAAGGTTCTTGAAGGAAAAGTCGCCCTGATTTCGGGGACGGGCGGCGGTATGGGGCGATCTGCCGCTCTCCTTTTTGCGCAGGCGGGTGCGAAAGTCGTCGGCTGCGATGTCAATGCCGAAAATGATGCGGAAACGGTACGGATGGTCCGGGAAGCGGGTGGCATCATGGAATCGGTTGCGCCTATCGACGCTTCCAATCCTGAGCATGCTGAGCGCTGGGCGAAGTTCGCTGTCGACACGTTCGGCGGCATCGACATCCTCTACAATAACGGCGCATCGCTGCGTGCGTTCGGGCCGTTCATCGACTCGACGCTGGAACAATGGAACGACACGCTACGGTATGAGCTTACGATCGTCTACGTATCCACCAAAGCGGTCTGGCCCTATCTCGTCGCACGTGGAGGCGGGGTGATCATCAGCACAGCGTCGCTATGCGGCCATGTCGAGCTGCCGCCGTTCCGTTCCGCCGCGCACGGTCCGTGCAAGGCTGGCGTGTCGGCCCTTGCAAGAATGTTCGCTGCGGAAGGCCGCAATGACAACATCCGGTCGAATGCCATCAGCCCCGGTCTGATCCTGACGCCGGTTTCGCAGAGCTATGAGAAGGAAGACAAGGTCGTCGGCGACCTGCTCGTCTCGAAAATCCCGATGGGCCGGATGGGACAGGCCGACGAAATCGCCAACGTGGCCCTGTTCCTCGCCTCGCCGCAATCGCATTACATCAACGCTCAGGACATCATCGTCGACGGCGGGATGTACGGCATCAACAACGTCGTCGAGCATGTTCAGGTCGACTATGCCGATTCCCCGCTTCTGAAGAAAGCGGAGACCGAAACCGCCTAA
- a CDS encoding VOC family protein, with product MVNDGIVLDIKKPVSRDRAKLQEIRDTRRAKTTVARLHHHALRTNKMEETRHFYEDILEMPMVTAFKEMIDPTRGLPTPYLHCFFEMKDGSCLAFFEFANNARGEAPKTPQDAFDHHVAVSVPDFRDIDRFMKKLEGEGYPIAGIDHGFCYSVYVRDPNGMLIELVTDPENEIEINEEYARVAHEELERWNRGDYSANNEERNSGVYPLPTSSFDDLMKVLPDDRPQ from the coding sequence ATGGTCAACGACGGCATCGTACTCGATATCAAAAAACCGGTCAGTCGCGACCGCGCCAAATTGCAGGAAATCCGCGACACCCGTCGGGCGAAAACGACGGTAGCGCGCTTGCATCACCATGCGTTGCGGACCAACAAGATGGAAGAAACCCGGCACTTCTACGAGGATATTCTCGAGATGCCGATGGTGACCGCTTTTAAGGAAATGATCGATCCGACGCGCGGCCTTCCCACTCCCTATCTCCATTGTTTCTTCGAGATGAAGGACGGCAGCTGCCTGGCCTTCTTCGAGTTCGCGAACAATGCGCGCGGCGAGGCGCCTAAGACACCCCAGGATGCGTTCGATCATCACGTCGCGGTGTCCGTTCCGGATTTCAGGGACATTGACCGCTTCATGAAGAAGCTCGAAGGGGAAGGTTATCCGATTGCGGGCATCGACCATGGATTCTGCTACTCGGTTTATGTCCGGGATCCGAACGGCATGCTGATCGAGCTTGTCACCGATCCTGAAAACGAGATCGAGATCAACGAGGAATATGCACGGGTCGCCCATGAGGAACTCGAGCGCTGGAACCGCGGTGATTACTCGGCGAACAACGAAGAGCGCAATAGCGGTGTATACCCCCTTCCCACCTCCTCGTTCGACGATCTTATGAAGGTTCTTCCCGACGATCGCCCGCAATAA
- the wrbA gene encoding NAD(P)H:quinone oxidoreductase, whose product MTHTKILIVFYSRAGSTEALALAVAAGASAAGAEVRIRRAREIVAPEIMQAVPGWTEQAERMNANYESPSLNDAEWADAIIFGTPTRFGSVASEVKAYIDGLGGLWAKGRLDGKAGSVFGATSSTHGGNESTLLSLYNPLAHLGMVIVPLGYGDPVMFAAGTPYGATHASMGDSILPDEAHLAVARYQGRRVTEVARALRCSPLSAVESVSTN is encoded by the coding sequence ATGACCCACACCAAGATTTTAATCGTCTTTTATTCGCGCGCCGGGTCGACCGAAGCGCTCGCTTTGGCGGTCGCCGCGGGCGCTTCGGCTGCCGGCGCCGAAGTCAGAATTCGGCGAGCGCGCGAAATCGTAGCGCCGGAAATCATGCAGGCCGTTCCGGGGTGGACCGAGCAGGCCGAGCGCATGAACGCCAATTACGAAAGCCCGAGCCTCAATGACGCCGAGTGGGCAGACGCGATCATTTTCGGAACGCCGACCCGCTTCGGCTCCGTCGCATCGGAAGTCAAAGCCTATATCGACGGACTCGGCGGATTGTGGGCAAAGGGGCGCCTGGACGGAAAGGCTGGCTCCGTATTTGGTGCGACCTCCTCAACGCACGGCGGCAATGAGTCCACGCTTCTCTCGCTATACAATCCGTTGGCGCATCTGGGGATGGTGATAGTGCCGCTCGGCTATGGAGATCCGGTGATGTTCGCGGCGGGAACCCCTTATGGCGCGACCCACGCCTCCATGGGAGACAGCATTCTCCCCGACGAAGCTCATCTTGCGGTCGCCCGCTATCAGGGGCGGCGCGTAACCGAGGTAGCCCGCGCTCTTCGCTGCTCGCCACTCTCGGCTGTTGAATCTGTTTCCACGAATTAG
- a CDS encoding TonB-dependent receptor, which produces MEYGDPEGILMAVCSQHTKRILLAGLSLAALMKVIPAIGQTAGADPASQVRESAGIGDIVVTAQRRSEKLNDVGISVVAASGDALLAKGVSSTADLAKLVPGLTATETPYGTPVLTLRGVGFYESSLAGSSPVAAYVDEIPLPYTRMAAGTSLDIQRIEVLKGPQGTLYGQNSTGGAINFIANKPTDEIKAGFDASLGRFMDTDVQGFVSGPLGDSARARLALRTHQSGDWQKSVSREDTMGATRVTMGRFLLDVDASDALTFELNLNGFIDRSDTQALAAASFSPNDPTSVQPAELAAVLTSPGSNRLADWGANREYRRNNWYYQAALKTTYSLGGADLIAITAYQHFKQDQTTDADGTNAEAADSNQSGYIKSFSQELRLQGEAGPIKYVVGANYSHDTIFDDTLYIVADGSQANGLRAQGLNFRYARTYTKQKADTYQRGDEVGFQPGLSAPSGVKTMRSMALSPSNSATRAMTSATSV; this is translated from the coding sequence ATGGAATATGGAGATCCGGAGGGGATTCTTATGGCCGTTTGCAGTCAACACACGAAGCGCATCCTGCTTGCTGGGCTTTCCCTGGCGGCCTTGATGAAAGTCATTCCCGCAATCGGACAGACGGCCGGTGCGGATCCGGCCTCGCAGGTGCGAGAATCCGCAGGTATAGGCGACATCGTCGTCACGGCGCAGCGACGCTCCGAAAAACTCAACGACGTCGGCATCTCGGTCGTCGCTGCCAGCGGTGACGCTCTGCTGGCGAAAGGCGTAAGCAGCACCGCGGATCTTGCGAAGCTCGTTCCCGGCTTGACCGCAACTGAAACGCCTTACGGCACGCCCGTTCTGACGTTGCGCGGCGTCGGCTTCTACGAGTCCAGCCTCGCTGGCAGCTCCCCCGTGGCAGCCTATGTCGATGAAATTCCGCTTCCCTACACTCGAATGGCGGCCGGCACCTCGCTGGATATCCAGCGCATCGAAGTGCTCAAGGGGCCGCAGGGTACGCTCTATGGCCAGAATTCGACCGGCGGCGCCATCAACTTCATCGCAAACAAGCCTACGGATGAGATCAAGGCTGGCTTCGACGCGAGCCTCGGGCGCTTCATGGATACCGATGTCCAGGGCTTCGTCAGCGGGCCGTTGGGCGACTCCGCTCGGGCTCGCCTTGCCCTTCGAACGCATCAGAGCGGTGATTGGCAGAAGAGCGTCTCGAGGGAAGACACCATGGGTGCGACCCGTGTCACGATGGGACGTTTCCTCCTCGACGTGGATGCAAGCGACGCGTTGACCTTCGAGCTCAACCTGAACGGCTTTATCGACAGGTCGGACACCCAGGCGCTGGCCGCGGCAAGTTTTTCGCCGAACGATCCAACGTCGGTACAGCCAGCGGAGCTTGCGGCCGTTCTTACATCGCCGGGCAGCAACCGTCTGGCCGATTGGGGTGCCAACCGCGAATATCGCCGAAACAACTGGTATTATCAGGCTGCGCTGAAAACGACCTATTCGCTCGGCGGCGCGGATTTGATCGCGATCACCGCCTATCAGCACTTCAAGCAGGATCAGACCACGGATGCGGACGGCACGAATGCCGAAGCGGCCGACAGCAACCAGTCCGGCTATATCAAGTCATTTTCCCAAGAATTGCGTTTGCAGGGCGAAGCGGGCCCGATCAAATATGTCGTGGGGGCGAATTACTCCCACGATACAATCTTCGACGACACGCTCTACATCGTGGCCGATGGATCGCAGGCCAACGGATTGCGAGCGCAGGGATTGAATTTCCGCTATGCGCGGACGTACACGAAGCAGAAGGCCGATACCTATCAGCGCGGTGACGAAGTCGGTTTTCAGCCGGGTCTGTCAGCGCCTTCAGGGGTAAAAACGATGAGGAGCATGGCCCTTTCTCCGTCGAACTCGGCGACGAGGGCGATGACGAGCGCAACATCGGTCTGA